GTCGTCGCCTCGCAGACTCGTTCTTCTCCTCCCGACGCTCACCAGATCTGCCAACGCTGAGATCGGTTGTGCTGGGGTGCGGAAAGAGACGAGGTTACGTGTGTGAGGAGAAGACGAGGGACTAGCCAATTGGGAAGGACAAAAcacgtgctctctctctctctctctcacacacacacacacacacacacacacacacacacacacacacacacaaagacacaATGTTCACTACACACACAATGTACCTCTCTCGCCATTCGCTTCACCACAAAATGCGCCTCTGCCAACGTGGACATAGTGAGAGGGTGCCCTTGCATTCGTCAATATTGTGTTTGATACTAGTATAGCTAGCTGACTCAAACATGCCTAATAAATTGACTGAACAAAACTTTCTCTTTGGTTTGCAAAACTTGCCTTCTATATCTTGACATTTTTTCCTAGTCCTAGTATTTATCAATTTGATTGGTCGCCTCCTCTGGTGGGCCCTATCCAATCTCCTGCAGAGACatgctttttttctttttcttttttgcgaggGAGATACATGCTTGTCCACGTTGAAAACTTGTCACTGATGAGCCGGGACATTAGCATCCCAATTAACATGAGTAACCGAAAAGGACTTATATTCcgtattgaaatctttaaaaagatttATACGGACTACATGTATTTCAATACGGACTCGAATGGAGTATAAAAGAAAAAGGGAATACAATTCAAATTGGTCAAAAAAGAAATCGGAATTGCTGGACGACAAGAATATGGACTCGGGCTCAAGTCGTCAGTTGTGTCGTTGACACGGAGAAAGCAGGCCGACTAATGCAGGCACTCGGACACTCCATCGCTACGCTATCTATAATAACTAAAAATAGTTCATCTCCACTAtcctatttctcttaacatgcagcctatccacctcagcAGCTTTGCCACCTCAGCAATTACTTTTATTTATCATTGTGCAGCTTACCACGTCAGCAATTCTTAAAAAAAAAATCGTGCGAGTCGCTGGTAACCAGAGAGCCCTCTGTGGTAGACGACGAGTCGGTGTAATAATTGATAAAGAGAGGCCCATCAGAAGCCCATCAGTCAATCTCTTCGCATCTCTTACTCTTCCACGTCTCTAGCAGCAGACCGGGCGACGCGACGCCGTCAAGCACCAGCCGAGCACCACCGCGCGGTGCTCCACCACCGTACGGTGCACGCCCACGCCACAAATCCGTTCTTGGCCCCGCCCTCCGAAATCCGCTGCTGCTGTTATCCATCCCGCTCCCAGATGGATTCCCGAGTCCCCAAAAATTGGTGTTCTGTTATCTATCTGTTTACTGATTTGTATATTTCCTTCTCTCGTCTGCGTGTGATGGCCAGGTACTGCTGCTGCCAGTGAGGGACGCAAGAATCTGCGTGCCAATACTGTAAAAGGAAGAGTTCTACAAGAACAAGAAGGAAGGTTTGTATTTTCTTCTCCATTGCCCGTGAGGGCAAAATTTGGTAACTGGTGCATTATTAATGTTTTCTGTAATAAAATCCTCCTATAAAATTGCATCCTATCTTTTCTCAAATTCCTCTCCTTAACCCAAAAATCGTGTCTAAAGGTCTTATTATTATCATGTTAAACGCTCTTTTTTGTTGACATGTGTTTCTTCCCTTTTATCTGATTGCATAGGGAAAACAGGGCCAGAGTTAAATTTGTCAACTGCACTTTGTGATGTTGGTGCTTGGGGTCAGATGGTGCATCGATTGTGGGTATAATATGGTGCATCGATTGTGGGTATAATTTTTGGTATGTTCATCACATTCAGTTCCTTTTTGCACGAATTTGTACACACGCAAAATGACTAAGAAAGGAAAACTGCATTTTGTTCAGAACTCCAGACTGCCTTAGCTGTTTACATGTAGCTGTTTTGTAGTAGTATTGATTAACTGCCACTGTTTATTCAAGATTTTATGCCTTCTGTAGGTGTAAATGTAATAGACTGATAATTGGTGATAGGAGATACCTGCATGTATGCCACATTGAGTGACCTTCAGATAAGGCTCACCTTCAGGGAAAGCTTTTTATAGGAATTTTCTCTGGCCAGATTGTTTGCTGAATGTGTGGAATAGTAATACGAAGTCATCTTCGTTCACTAGCCTTGGTAGGTCGTAGATCTGCATGTCTTCCTTGGTTATGAATCCAAATAAATTAATCCCTGCTAacttgtgtttttttgtgttttgtaCTCAACTGCACTGCAATTTGCCTATGTTGAACTGACTTAGTGGTTATCTTCTAGGTGTGAGATATTTACATTTATTGATTTTTAAGTCTACAGGGATTGTATCATTGCATACTTCTTAATTAGCTGACTATGCGCTTCTCCACCTTGCTGATGGGGCATACGTAAATGTTTATATGGCTTTTTGGCTTTCCCGTTTCAGAAATAGTATCCATGAAGTTTATTCAAGAGAGCGACTAATTTTTTATACTGGATGAGAACGCTTCCATCATAGGCTCCATCTCATCCGGTCTATGTCTTCGAGACGGTCTATTTTCAACATTTATACGAAGAAGATCTAGCACCAGAGATTCACCATCGGGATTAACACATTGCTTCGACGACGGTACTATCTCAAGATGCATTATTAACGAGCTTTCCAATGACACCATATTTGTTTCAGGTGAACACTTTTGCTGCTACACCCACACATAGATAGATATGGCTCATTGCTACTCAGTTATAATTGTGTTACTTTACTATATTGTAGGGATTTCCTTCCCCTGGTATACCAATGACGGATCATAAAGATAGTGGTCAGGATAGATGGGACAGGGCCGGGCCGGCAAAATTGGGGACCCTGTGCGAAACTAAAATGTGGGGCCCTATCTCACTAAAATGAACTAACGAGCAATTATGATATAATGTCTTACATAACAATTGGTTATACAAAAAAGCATACCTATTCATACAGCAACAGATATCAATTGGAGATTATGTGTCAATATTTGGCAATTAGACGAACCGTCTAACTCAACTAGTCATGTTTCCTGTCTCTCTAATGATCCCTGCCAAAAGTAATTTGGAAATAGGAATAGAATTAGGAGTACATACAGTATATAAGAAACAATTTATAGGAGTAGAATTAGGAGTACAATGAGGGCCATCCAACGTATATACAGTGTATAAGAAACAATTTTGCTCCCCGAGAACCCGAATCACAATAACAAGGTATATACCGTATTGATAACACAAtagctagctactccctccgttcggaattacttgtcgcggaaatggatgtatctagacgtattttagttctagatacatccatttccgagacaagtaattccgaatggagggagtagtagatagCTAGAATCACAATAGGTATATCATCGAATCACAGTAACTAGAATGATAGGATCACAATAGCTAGCTAGCAGATAACACTAGATACTTTCTCAATAGTCAATACATGTAGAAGAGGCGTCAAAAGACAGGCAACAAGTATATGATCGAAAATTCCTCTCCGAGAACCCGAGATCAGGAGACTACGAGAGGAATAATCGATGGATCATGGATGCGAACCAATGAGGGCTGTAATTCCTGTACCTGTTGCCGTGTCTCCCGTCGCGGCGTCGCCGGATCTAGATGCAAACCAAGATCCCGTGCTGTTCGCTTTCCTCTGGATGCGATCGATCCCTGCCTCCTGGTTCGCCGTTCGGTTTCCTTTCCCATCCCATCGAGTCAGAACCTGCGTCCTGCGATCGGAAGCATCGAAGGCATAACCGATCGAGCAGGCGGCCTGGGACGGGAGACGGTCGAGGCTTGACGCGCCAGCGCCGAGCGGCCCAATGCCCATGCCAGGGAAAATAAATACATAGGCCTATAAATTTTTTTGGGGCCCCCAAACTCTATGGGCCCTGTGCGGGCTGCACAGTTTGTACAACTATGTGCCCGGCCCTGAGATGGGAAATCAAGCACCACAACTCACGTCAGTTCAAATCATGTTATTTATGTGGACTTGTGGAGTATCAGCTGATTGCTGGACTCCAAGCTATTTTTCTTCAGTTTTCATTTGATGaaatgatttttttagaatatgCCTATTGTTCAAGGTCTGAACAAAACAAATTCAACACGTTTGGGACCCTTAGTCACAAAAATCAGCTTTTTTCACTCTCTTATTGTAGATTATAATTTTCCATCCATAATTTAACTCTCTTGCAAGCAAATTCTGTTGCAACGCAATAATATGGATCTTTGAGCTTATCTATATACTCTATAAAGaaaatataagatcttttagatcatGCATCTTTTCAGGACAATGCTTTGTGacaaaagaaaatgaaactatggAAATTTGTACATAATGCACAGTAAGTATGTCAAAAAGGAAATTTGTACATAACCTTTCATAGGGTCTTTATTTCAAAAACTTTGTTCTTTATAGTGTCTTCACACATTAATATTTATGGAAGTCATGTGAGATTACTTATGTCATATCACTCTATTTAATAAAAAAATGATCTTATCATTCACATTTTGCAATCTTTACAATTGTACTCCAGGTAGTGTCCATTGCAATTTCTCATCTCAAGATCGTGTATGAACTGTGAGAGCAAAGTTATTCGGTTTATGCATTATCATGCCAGAGACTAAAaggtcccgcagcaacgcgcggggaaatCATCTAGTAAGAAAAGAGGCACCAAACGAACCAGGGCATCAATCAATCCATCGAGGCAACACCAACACCAATCGATCAGAAAAAAGCCAGCGAAACACGGGATAGCTAGCGAAGCAAGTCAAGATGGCGAGCGGCAGGAGGGATCTCGCCGCGGCGACGATCACGCTAGCCGTACTGCTCGTGCTCTTCTTGCctatcaccgccgccgccgccgccgccgccgtccccagcATCGACGCCACGCGGACGCGCCACCTGCCGCTGCGACACGGACTGCTGCGCGGCCCTGAGAGCGTCGCCTTCGACGCCAAAGGCAACGGCCCGTACAGCGGCGTGTCCGACGGCCGCGTGCTGAAGTGGAACGGCGACGCGCTCGGCTGGACGACGTACACCTACGGCCCCGACTACAGCAGCGAGGCGTGCACGGCGTCTCTCCTTCGCCCGGAGACGGCCACCGAGGGCCACTGCGGCCGGCCGCTCGGTCTGCGGTTCCACCTCAAGTCCGGGTACCTCTACGTGGCCGACGCCTACAAGGGGCTCATGCGGGTCgcgccgggcggcggggaggcgactGTGCTTGTCACGGAGGTTGATGGCGTGCCTCTCCGTTTCACCAACGGGGTGGACATCGACCAGGTCACTGGCGAGGTCTACTTCACGGACAGCTCCAGGAACTACAATAGGTCTCAGCATGAGATGGTCACAAGAACCGGAGACTCGACGGGCCGCCTTGTTAGGTACGACCCGCGGACAGGAAAGGCCGTCGTGCTCCAGGCCGACATCACTTACCCCAATGGTTTTGCCATCAGCGCTGATCGAACACATCTCATCATCTCATCCACCGGGCCATGTAAGCTATTAAGGTACTGGATCAAGGGCTCAAAGGCCGGAACGATGGAGCTATTCGCAGACCTTCCGGGCTATCCCGATAATGTGAGGCCCGACAAGAAAGGAGGATATTGGGTCGCGCTACACCGTGAGAAGGCTGAGCTTCCCTTTGGCGTCGATAGCCACTTACTCGCCCTGAGGATTGATGCCGAGGGAAATATAATCGAGGAGATGAGAGGACCCAAGAGCGTGAGGCCGACAGAGGTCGTGGAGAGGAAAGGTGGCAAATTGTTCATGGGATCCGTCGAGCTTACTTACATGGCAGTCGTCAAACGCAAATAGAAATAGATCAATTCAATTAAGGATGTGTAAATTAAGGTTTTCATAGGACTTGCACTCTTTTTTACTTTCATTATGTTATTGTGTTCTCATTGTAAAGTCTTTTTTTAAGTGGAGGTTTCTATTGTTGGACACTGATCATGTATTTTTCACTATAATGTATCAAACTATCTTTTATTAAGCATTATATGAAAGTACAGTTGTGAGTTGCAAAGAGCCAAAGACACAAAAGGCACTAGCATTGTTGTGAAATAAATTGTTCGCAAACACTAAGACGGTCCAGAGAGGAGTACAAGTAAATACTCACAAAAACCAAAGCAATCCAATCTTACAAAAGGAATTACAATCTATTAAGAGAAATCAACTGCGGTGAACTGAAAATCAGATTAGTGGCTGCCAGCAAAAATCTACAAATGCATCAACATATTTGTTCGCAATTTCGTCCAGAACAAGAAAAGTCGGTTCACAGAGAACGCGAGGCAAAACATAtgttgcacaaaaacaacacagtTCTTCCATCCACTGCACTACAACGAATCGTCACATCATGGCACCAAATGTCCGTTGAATAATCCAATCTTTACCCTGATGCACATACAAAAAAACGCCATATACAAAATGCACAAGCGCCTACATGGACCGTGTGCGATGCGGGAAACGTCTTACCTCGGTACGAGGGGACGTGTTGCGTGTTATATAGCAGGGGCGCAGATCCCTGATAGCGCATACATACAGTTAGAGAGAGAATCGGGAGTACAACTTGcgggagaagaaaagaggaggagatCAATCTAGTTACAACAGCATAAGGGATAAGATAGGTCGAAAAAAAAGATATGCCTAGACTATCTCCTAAACGACCTGCAGGATCTTCCTGTCACGTACGCCCATATATACACGCATGTATGtttgacaccctcccttaatcacaacttcatgaGATTGAGATTATGCTTGAAATTTTCAAAACCTTTTGTAAGCAATGCTTTTGTAAAACCTTCTGCAACTTGATGTCCTGAATGGATGAACCGAAAATCTAGGAGTTTGCTGGCCACCGTTTCTCTGACAAAGTGGAAGTCTATCTCAATATGTTTCGTTCTGGCATGAAAAATTGGGTTTGCAGACAAGTATGTAGCACCTagattatcacaccataagcaTGGAGCTTTTGTGCTCTTCACACCTAGGTCCTTCAGAATAGATTGCACCCACATGACTTCTGCCGTTGCATTTGCCAATGCCTTGTATTCTGCTTCAGTACTTGACCTGAAAACAGTAGCCCGTTTTCTGGCACACCATGATATAAGATTGGGTCCAAAGAAAACTGCAAAACCTCCAAGTGTCAGACTGCCGCGTGCAGTCCAGGCCAGTGTCAGACTGCCGCGTGTCAATTGCTGACGGGCGCGGGCCAGACGCACTGCTCCTAGTCGGCCGGGGCTGCACCTGGGCCGCTGGGTCGTTTGCGCCCACGTGATCGACCGTGCCTGTCTCCTCTGGTTCGGCTGGCGCAGCGCTGGTGGCTGGTTGCGGCACAGATCCCGGTGCTAATTGCCTGCGCTGCTGCAGGTTGGATCCCGAGGGGGATATGCTCCCCAGGGTCCAGCACATAAGATATGGCTCATGGGAGCTGTTTTCTTCATCGTTTTGACTGCTGTTTTCACCATAATCTTTCCCTGCATCATCAGAAGGCTCGTGCACGCTGGTAAGCGGGTTAGTCAACATATGATCATCACAATTATTAATGCCCTCATGATCATGACCGAGGAGATGAGGTGGTAAGATAAGGATTTCTTTCTGAAGTAAGGCACCGGCGTTGGGATGACGATCAGCAAAGGGGAACTTTGTCTCATCAAAGACAACGTCACGAGAGATATAGACACGTCCGGTGGAGATGTCAAGACATTTAACACCTTTATGTTGAGCACTATACCCAAGAAAAGCACATTGCTTAGAATGAAACATGAGCTTACGATGATTGTAGGGACGGAGGTTGGGCCAACAAGCACATCCAAACACATGTATGGTGGTGTAGTCTGGTTTGGTGTGAAGGAGGCGTTCGAGTGGAGTTTCATTGTTGATAGCACGACTCGGAAGCATAATTACAATACGAACG
The nucleotide sequence above comes from Triticum aestivum cultivar Chinese Spring unplaced genomic scaffold, IWGSC CS RefSeq v2.1 scaffold37374, whole genome shotgun sequence. Encoded proteins:
- the LOC123172933 gene encoding protein STRICTOSIDINE SYNTHASE-LIKE 10-like; its protein translation is MASGRRDLAAATITLAVLLVLFLPITAAAAAAAVPSIDATRTRHLPLRHGLLRGPESVAFDAKGNGPYSGVSDGRVLKWNGDALGWTTYTYGPDYSSEACTASLLRPETATEGHCGRPLGLRFHLKSGYLYVADAYKGLMRVAPGGGEATVLVTEVDGVPLRFTNGVDIDQVTGEVYFTDSSRNYNRSQHEMVTRTGDSTGRLVRYDPRTGKAVVLQADITYPNGFAISADRTHLIISSTGPCKLLRYWIKGSKAGTMELFADLPGYPDNVRPDKKGGYWVALHREKAELPFGVDSHLLALRIDAEGNIIEEMRGPKSVRPTEVVERKGGKLFMGSVELTYMAVVKRK